In the genome of Coraliomargarita algicola, one region contains:
- a CDS encoding DUF5069 domain-containing protein, with protein sequence MTSKLTHALDLSKSYPRSPRATLAGFVVAARMLDKCRAVIAGTANEYHYNCPLDQVFLDFTGIDADAFQAFVATDADDDAVAAWIQENSKPLSKEEIVVWNNSLRDKRISEMPANLQVFLEDYIAEVVPADKIVYNWFDVYDIEEGRI encoded by the coding sequence ATGACATCAAAACTAACACACGCACTCGACCTATCCAAATCATATCCACGCAGCCCCCGCGCAACACTGGCCGGCTTCGTTGTGGCTGCCCGCATGCTCGACAAATGCCGCGCCGTAATTGCCGGCACAGCCAACGAGTATCACTACAATTGCCCTCTGGACCAAGTATTTTTGGATTTCACAGGAATTGACGCCGACGCGTTTCAAGCTTTTGTCGCGACCGATGCAGATGATGACGCAGTCGCCGCTTGGATCCAAGAAAACAGCAAGCCACTGAGTAAAGAAGAGATCGTGGTGTGGAACAATAGCCTACGCGATAAACGAATCAGCGAGATGCCAGCAAACCTACAAGTCTTCCTGGAAGACTACATTGCGGAAGTAGTGCCCGCAGATAAAATCGTCTACAACTGGTTCGACGTTTACGACATCGAAGAAGGCCGCATCTAA
- a CDS encoding polysaccharide deacetylase family protein, with amino-acid sequence MKQQPQFTWPEGQQCAVTLSYDDALPIHHKAVAPFLAAKGVSATFYICASSGFTEHTDAWRQVAELGHELGNHTLFHPCRREPATNYDWLAAHYDLCDYTAQRWTDEMRVANCLLRLVDGEAERTFGNTCCHTTIGRGPREKDLDGLIKRMFVAGRGPRNEKIVEPSTLNFPALGHFSGDGKTMEDLQQLIEHAIQMNGWIIFMFHGIGENTHKLYIDDDEHAKLIEYLAANSARIWTASMVKVAKHLKNCATELE; translated from the coding sequence ACGATGCACTGCCGATTCACCATAAAGCAGTGGCACCATTCCTGGCCGCGAAAGGAGTGAGCGCGACCTTTTACATCTGCGCAAGCAGCGGTTTCACGGAGCACACAGATGCATGGAGACAAGTCGCAGAGCTAGGGCATGAACTGGGCAACCACACCCTATTTCACCCATGCCGCCGAGAACCGGCAACAAATTACGACTGGCTGGCAGCGCATTACGACCTTTGCGATTATACCGCTCAGCGCTGGACGGATGAGATGCGAGTAGCCAACTGTTTACTGAGGCTGGTCGACGGAGAAGCAGAGCGAACTTTTGGCAACACATGCTGTCATACCACCATTGGTCGCGGCCCGCGCGAAAAGGATCTAGATGGCCTCATCAAGCGTATGTTCGTCGCCGGACGAGGGCCGCGAAATGAAAAGATTGTAGAACCAAGCACATTGAACTTCCCTGCCCTAGGTCATTTCAGTGGAGACGGCAAAACGATGGAAGATCTACAACAATTGATCGAGCACGCCATCCAAATGAACGGCTGGATCATCTTTATGTTTCATGGAATCGGTGAGAACACGCACAAGCTATACATAGATGATGATGAACACGCAAAACTGATCGAGTATTTGGCAGCCAACTCAGCTCGTATCTGGACAGCTTCAATGGTGAAAGTAGCCAAGCATCTAAAAAATTGCGCCACCGAATTGGAATAA
- the glgA gene encoding glycogen synthase GlgA translates to MEKQRILMLAPEVAPFKKVGGLADVVGALSKSLAARGHDVRILMPRYSEMNDFDGAQALERPLIVRLGGHEAYGRIWQHTLPGSEVPCYFIEHNQYFGASSVYVGPSGNEDDNGQRFTFLSRAAIDFCEQMDWIPDVVHCHDWPCGLTPVYLNTTEAERPMGRAASVFTIHNLEHHGWFHRSLLQFAGLPNSVFRSDGLESMGELNMLKGGLYHATKISTVSPTYAREVQTPDGGCGLNALLRFRSSDLIGVLNGVDLDEWNPETDPHIPAHYSAQDFSGKAEVKAALQKAYGLEVDSTRPLFTVVSRLVNQKGLDLLAACCDRLMSDMQIQIAVLGTGEPSLEYSFDQLTKRYPGRFGCYLGFNNKLAHLTIAGADCFVMPSRFEPCGLGQMYAMRYGTVPVVRATGGLIDTVEQFAEGQGTGTGFVFNQATVDALYYAIGWACATYYDRPQEFRNLQLNGMAGDYSWDASAVKYESIYNWAVSTRLAAFA, encoded by the coding sequence ATGGAAAAGCAACGTATCCTGATGTTGGCACCCGAAGTGGCGCCTTTTAAGAAAGTGGGCGGCCTGGCCGATGTCGTCGGGGCGCTGTCTAAGTCGCTCGCCGCGCGCGGGCATGATGTGCGCATATTGATGCCGCGTTATTCGGAGATGAATGACTTCGATGGAGCGCAAGCTCTGGAGCGTCCACTCATTGTTCGCCTTGGTGGGCACGAAGCTTATGGTCGAATTTGGCAACACACACTGCCTGGCTCGGAAGTGCCCTGCTATTTTATCGAGCATAATCAGTATTTTGGGGCATCCTCTGTGTATGTGGGCCCTTCGGGCAATGAGGATGATAATGGGCAGCGCTTCACTTTTCTCAGTCGAGCGGCCATCGACTTTTGCGAACAAATGGATTGGATTCCAGACGTCGTGCATTGTCATGATTGGCCCTGTGGCTTGACTCCAGTTTATTTGAATACCACCGAGGCGGAGCGCCCGATGGGACGAGCGGCCTCAGTTTTTACGATTCATAATTTAGAGCATCACGGCTGGTTCCATCGCAGTTTGCTGCAGTTTGCGGGTTTGCCCAATTCTGTATTTCGCAGTGACGGATTGGAGTCGATGGGGGAGCTGAATATGCTCAAAGGAGGGCTCTATCATGCGACTAAAATCAGCACAGTGAGCCCCACTTACGCGCGCGAGGTGCAGACTCCCGATGGTGGTTGCGGACTGAATGCCTTGTTACGCTTTCGCTCCTCCGATCTGATCGGAGTGCTCAATGGCGTCGACCTGGACGAGTGGAACCCCGAGACGGACCCGCACATTCCCGCCCATTATTCTGCTCAAGACTTTTCCGGTAAGGCTGAGGTGAAGGCGGCGCTACAAAAAGCTTATGGGCTCGAAGTGGATTCCACGCGGCCGCTTTTTACTGTCGTCTCGCGGCTAGTGAATCAAAAGGGACTGGATCTGCTGGCGGCTTGTTGTGACCGATTAATGTCGGATATGCAGATTCAGATCGCGGTGCTCGGCACGGGGGAGCCTTCGCTGGAATATAGTTTTGATCAACTGACGAAGCGTTATCCCGGGCGCTTTGGCTGTTACCTCGGTTTTAATAACAAGCTTGCGCATCTGACGATTGCAGGAGCGGATTGCTTTGTGATGCCCAGTCGCTTCGAGCCTTGTGGGCTCGGTCAAATGTATGCCATGCGCTATGGTACTGTGCCTGTGGTGCGCGCAACTGGTGGGCTGATCGATACGGTTGAGCAATTTGCCGAGGGGCAAGGGACCGGCACTGGCTTCGTATTTAATCAAGCTACGGTCGACGCGCTTTACTATGCGATCGGCTGGGCATGTGCCACGTATTACGATCGTCCTCAAGAGTTTCGCAACCTGCAGCTAAACGGGATGGCTGGTGACTATAGCTGGGATGCGTCCGCAGTGAAATACGAGTCGATTTACAATTGGGCTGTCAGCACTCGCTTGGCCGCGTTTGCATAA
- a CDS encoding choice-of-anchor A family protein: MNTTQAITTSLAIALSSVSSAAVFEELSSQFNVMIFGNFLGTGGDTEGRHFTSGNMSVNDGSNLYTVADAVVAPDLPYSPGRHDLIVGGNFTGKAYVLTESAYVGGSLVNGISTAEIQVYNGSPISGPYYSSGTGTVTTNAGPFDIDLATGQAVASGSGASFDSMLTGLRAESLAFSQLANTAGTITTNDGYGNVSITFNGVHDIYVYTVSEADWNGQKYRTVNAPADSTVIINVEGSDINLSGTMNIEGTDLTNVIINYQEATSIAMTSMDHNGALLAVNTTSYQQTAGGVNGAAFIAGDAEKDGGGEFHNHLFTGDLSAVPEAQSYALLLSLAAGAFVATRRKRQQF; encoded by the coding sequence ATGAACACAACTCAAGCAATCACTACATCCCTCGCGATCGCACTGTCTTCGGTATCTAGTGCCGCTGTTTTTGAAGAGCTTTCATCTCAGTTCAATGTAATGATTTTTGGAAATTTCCTCGGCACAGGTGGCGATACAGAAGGTCGCCACTTCACCTCAGGTAACATGTCGGTCAACGACGGGAGCAATCTTTACACTGTCGCGGATGCCGTGGTCGCCCCGGACTTACCCTATTCCCCTGGCCGGCACGATCTAATCGTTGGGGGCAATTTCACAGGCAAGGCCTACGTATTAACAGAAAGTGCTTATGTCGGTGGCAGTTTAGTGAACGGCATTTCCACTGCCGAAATCCAAGTGTATAACGGCTCCCCGATTTCAGGGCCCTATTACTCAAGCGGAACAGGCACAGTCACGACCAACGCGGGTCCTTTCGACATCGACTTAGCCACAGGCCAAGCAGTGGCCAGTGGCAGCGGAGCCTCATTTGACTCCATGCTGACAGGTCTACGGGCGGAATCCCTCGCATTTTCGCAACTGGCCAACACAGCCGGAACCATCACAACAAACGATGGTTACGGCAACGTCAGCATCACCTTTAACGGTGTACACGACATCTACGTATATACCGTAAGCGAAGCTGATTGGAATGGCCAAAAGTATCGAACAGTGAATGCGCCCGCAGACTCCACAGTCATCATTAACGTCGAAGGTAGCGACATTAATCTATCCGGGACCATGAATATCGAAGGAACCGATCTAACTAACGTGATCATCAATTACCAAGAAGCCACTTCGATCGCGATGACCAGCATGGATCACAATGGAGCTCTACTAGCCGTTAACACCACATCCTACCAACAGACTGCTGGTGGCGTCAACGGGGCGGCCTTTATCGCAGGCGACGCAGAGAAAGATGGGGGCGGCGAATTCCACAATCATCTATTTACCGGAGACTTATCCGCAGTGCCGGAAGCGCAATCGTACGCCCTGCTACTCTCATTGGCGGCGGGGGCTTTTGTCGCGACACGAAGAAAACGCCAACAATTTTAG